A genomic window from Anticarsia gemmatalis isolate Benzon Research Colony breed Stoneville strain chromosome 24, ilAntGemm2 primary, whole genome shotgun sequence includes:
- the mino gene encoding glycerol-3-phosphate acyltransferase mino isoform X2: MLEVVGERVGGWCGRDTSSSLRQAVRARRRQHQEVYAKLEADVTSRNTSLYRVKEGPVVPPPQPQTRPPAGLACARCAPLSRDSWQVNSTDTGSVLNILDIGRQNFANGGVVSRYLCDLAQCCNLHNYDYKDVVPNVVKDESVQRSIEEATQEELRKARQGGNADKVEYATIRRRIEARALKVIQDISSAMSNNVLKFVAWVCHKAIRRVAGGGCATRAASVDRLRRANAAGLPLVFVPLHRSHFDYILVSFTLYLTGLRPPLVAAGDNMRIPFFGWFLRGSGAFYIRRRMEGSDYQSDPTYKSSLRSYILNSLAAHNNLEFFIEGGRTRTGKPQTPKAGILSVIMDAYLDGTIDDALLVPVTLNYDKLVDGNFVREQLGMPKQMETFWSALRGIWRTLNTNHGSIRVDFNQPISLKELVTSFQKYNHYKAPIEAPLSPPNNNNLAVNLDRQILYNHSHSSLYGADVSTEHKMMVEAIGRHVVYDAAQATALMCTNVVSYVLLTEARRGASVTALSSAVAARQAALLRDGRDLGYTGDALHATRHALDTLGKGLVRREGSGSRGIVKAQSSIAASLELSYYANTLVAHYAAPAIVATALESLLTSSQEAVTEVSQDQLVECSLQLCEVLSHEFILCAPCLRIEEKVLDAIDSLLASEVISIVKPPPGLREEEWSRRMAQRLDELDDSPARPASLKYTVHSTPAALAERRRLLLTVRPLLEAYAATCRHLQNATMKQFVKLTLDSLTDDFTHNKMVYGEAVSTDAIRNCLRLLRQWGVIEMYSENKERKLRVSAPYDSAATLDHVCNNIYKFNMDSPLLK; the protein is encoded by the exons GATTCATGGCAAGTAAACTCCACAGACACAGGATCAGTGCTGAACATCTTGGATATTGGGAGACAGAACTTCGCTAACGGCGGCGTCGTGTCCCGATACCTGTGTGACCTGGCGCAGTGCTGCAACTTACATAATTATGACTATAAGGATGTAGTGCCTAAT GTGGTAAAAGACGAGAGCGTGCAGCGTTCAATAGAAGAGGCAACTCAGGAGGAGTTGAGGAAAGCCAGACAAGGAGGTAATGCAGACAAAGTGGAGTACGCGACCATCAGACGCAGGATCGAGGCGCGCGCGCTCAAAGTTATACAGGACATCAGCTCGGCCATGTCGAATAATGTGCTCAA GTTCGTAGCATGGGTATGTCACAAGGCGATACGTCGCGTGGCGGGCGGGGGCTGCGCCACGCGGGCGGCGTCCGTGGACCGTCTGCGGCGCGCCAACGCGGCGGGTCTGCCGCTAGTGTTCGTGCCGCTGCATCGCTCGCACTTCGACTACATCCTCGTGTCCTTCACGCTCTATCTCACTGGCTTGAGACCGCCGCTCGTCGCCGCGGGAGACAATATGCGGATACCGTTCTTTGG GTGGTTCCTACGCGGCAGCGGTGCTTTCTACATCCGTAGAAGAATGGAGGGCTCGGATTATCAAAGCGATCCTACGTACAAGTCATCACTAAG ATCGTACATACTGAACAGTTTGGCAGCACATAACAATTTGGAGTTCTTCATTGAAGGAGGAAGAACCAGGACTGGGAAACCACAGACACCTAAAG CGGGCATACTGTCAGTGATAATGGACGCGTATTTAGACGGCACGATCGACGACGCGCTGCTCGTGCCCGTCACCCTGAACTACGACAAGCTGGTGGACGGCAACTTCGTGCGGGAACAGCTCGGCATGCCCAAACAGATGGAGACCTTCTGGTCAGCGCTCAGAGGCATCTGGCGGACACTCAACACTAACCATGGCAGTATTAGAGTGGATTTTAACCAGCCTATCTCATTGAAG GAGCTGGTGACATCATTCCAGAAGTACAACCACTACAAAGCGCCCATCGAGGCGCCGCTCAGTCCGCCGAACAACAACAACCTGGCCGTGAACCTGGACCGCCAGATACTGTACAATCACAGCCACTCCAGCCTGTACGGAGCCGATGTTAGCACTGAACATAAGATGATGGTGGAAGCTATTGGCAGACATGTTGTTTATG ACGCAGCTCAAGCGACGGCACTGATGTGTACAAACGTAGTCTCGTACGTGCTGCTGACAGAAGCCCGGCGCGGCGCCAGCGTGACGGCACTCAGTAGCGCGGTGGCGGCGCGCCAGGCCGCGCTGCTGCGGGACGGACGCGACCTGGGCTACACCGGGGACGCGCTGCACGCCACCAGGCATGCC TTGGACACGCTGGGCAAGGGCCTGGTCCGGCGCGAGGGGAGCGGGTCCCGCGGCATAGTGAAGGCCCAGTCGTCCATCGCCGCGTCGCTGGAGCTGTCGTACTACGCCAACACGCTCGTGGCGCACTACGCCGCGCCCGCCATCGTCG CGACTGCCCTAGAATCTCTGCTCACGTCATCCCAAGAGGCCGTGACGGAGGTGTCACAGGACCAGCTGGTGGAGTGCTCCCTGCAGCTGTGTGAGGTACTGAGCCACGAGTTCATCCTGTGCGCGCCGTGCCTGAGGATCGAGGAGAAGGTGCTCGACGCCATCGACTCGCTACTCGCCAGCGAAGTCATCTCCATTGTCAAG CCTCCCCCCGGGCTGCGCGAGGAGGAGTGGTCGCGGCGCATGGCGCAGCGCCTGGACGAGCTGGACGACTCGCCCGCGCGCCCCGCCAGCCTCAAGTACACAGTGCACAGCACTCCCGCCGCGCTCGCCGAgag ACGGCGGTTGCTGTTAACCGTGCGGCCGCTGCTGGAGGCGTACGCGGCCACCTGCCGTCACCTGCAGAACGCCACCATGAAGCAGTTCGTCAAACTCACGCTCGACTCACTCACGGATGACTTCACTCATAACAAGATGGTTTATG GCGAAGCCGTATCAACAGACGCGATCCGCAACTGCTTGCGACTGCTGCGCCAGTGGGGGGTCATAGAGATGTACTCCGAGAACAAGGAGCGCAAGCTGAGGGTGAGCGCGCCCTACGATAGTGCCGCCACCCTGGACCACGTGTGCAACAACATATACAAGTTCAACATGGACTCGCCCTTACTCAAGTGA